GTGGTTGCCGGCCCAGTCGGTGCCGTACAGCATCGGACCGATGCTGAAGAAACCGATGGCGATCGACGGGATGGCCAGCAGGATCAGCGGCAGGGTCACCACCCACGGGGTTTCGTGCGGCTCATGCGGACCGTGGCCATGGCCGTGGTCATCGTGATGCGCATCGCCGTGGTGGGCGTCGGCGGCGTGGTGATCGTCATGGCCGTGACCATGATCGTCATGATGCGCGTCGCGGAAACGCTCCTTGCCGTGGAAGGTCAGGAACAGCAGGCGGAAGCTGTAGAAGCTGGTGACGATCACGCCCCCCAGCACCGCCCAGTAGCCATAGGTGGCCACCCAGTTGTTGGACAGGTGCGCGTGCAGCTCGGCGGCCTCGATGATGGTGTCCTTCGAGTAGAAGCCGGAGAAGAACGGCGTACCGACCAGTGCCAGGGTACCGATCCACATGGTGATGAAGGTGATCGGCATGTACTTGCGCAGGCCGCCCATCTTGCGCATGTCCTGCTCGTGGTGCATCGCGATGATGACCGAGCCGGCACCCAGGAACAGCAGCGCCTTGAAGAAGGCGTGGGTCATCAGGTGGAACACGGCGGCCGAGTAGGCCGACACGCCCAGGGCGACGGTCATGTAGCCCAGCTGCGACAGCGTCGAGTACGCAACGACGCGCTTGATGTCGTTCTGCACGATGCCGATCAGGCCGGTGAAGAACGCGGTGGTGGCACCGATGAACAGCACGAAGTTCAGCGCGGTCTGCGACAGCTCGAACAGCGGCGACATGCGGGTGACCATGAAGATACCCGCGGTCACCATCGTCGCGGCGTGGATCAGTGCCGAGATCGGGGTCGGGCCTTCCATCGAGTCCGGCAGCCACACGTGCAGCGGGACCTGGGCCGACTTGCCCATGGCACCGATGAACAGGCAGATGCAGATGACGGTGGCGATCGACCAGATCACCGGCTCGTTCAGCAGCTGCATGCCCAGGATCGTGCCGTCCCAGATCTGCAGCTGGGCACGCGGGTCAGCCAGCATGCCGGCCTGAGAGAACACCTGCGAGTAGTCCAGGGTGCCGAACACCCACAGCACGCCGGCGATGCCCAGCAGGAAGCCGAAGTCACCGACGCGATTGACCAGGAACGCCTTCATGTTGGCGAAGATCGCGGTCGGGCGCTTGAACCAGAAGCCGATCAGCAGGTACGACACCAGGCCCACCGCTTCCCAGCCGAAGAACAGCTGCAGGAAGTTGTTGCTCATCACCAGGGTGAGCATCGAGAAGGTGAACAGCGAGATGTAGCTGAAGAACCGCTGGTAGCCCGGATCGTCCTGCATGTAGCCGATCGTGTAGATGTGGACCAGCAGCGACACGAAGGTCACCACCACCATCATCATCGCGGTCAGCTTGTCGACCATGAAGCCGACATGCGCGGAGTACTGGCCAACTTCGAAGAACGTGTAGATGTTCTGGTTGAACGGCTGTGCGCCACCCCAGATCAGCTGGTAGAGCGTGTACATCGACAGGCCGCAGGCAACCGCGACGCCGAGGATGGTGATGGTCTGCGCGCCGAAGCGCTTGACCTGGCGACCGAACAGGCCGGCGATGATGCTGCCGAACAGCGGTGCAAGCACCACTGCGATCAACAGACTCTTGGAGAGAGTGATTTCCATCTGTGGATCAGCCCTTCAACGAATCGACTTCGCCGACATTGATCGTGCGGCGGGTGCGGAACAGGGTCACCAGGATCGCCAGGCCGATGGCGGCTTCCGCGGCGGCGACGGTCAGGATGAAGAACACGAACAGCTGGCCGGACGGATCGCCCAGCTGACGCGAGAAGCCGACGAAGTTGATGTTCACCGACAGCAGCATCAGTTCGATCGACATCAGCAGGACGATGACGTTCTTCCGGTTGAGGAAGATGCCGGCCAGGCTGATGGCGAACAGCACCGCGCCGAGCGCAAGCATGTGGCCAAGGGTAATCACGGCTGGGTCTCCTCGCCGGCG
The sequence above is a segment of the Stenotrophomonas maltophilia genome. Coding sequences within it:
- the nuoL gene encoding NADH-quinone oxidoreductase subunit L, with the translated sequence MEITLSKSLLIAVVLAPLFGSIIAGLFGRQVKRFGAQTITILGVAVACGLSMYTLYQLIWGGAQPFNQNIYTFFEVGQYSAHVGFMVDKLTAMMMVVVTFVSLLVHIYTIGYMQDDPGYQRFFSYISLFTFSMLTLVMSNNFLQLFFGWEAVGLVSYLLIGFWFKRPTAIFANMKAFLVNRVGDFGFLLGIAGVLWVFGTLDYSQVFSQAGMLADPRAQLQIWDGTILGMQLLNEPVIWSIATVICICLFIGAMGKSAQVPLHVWLPDSMEGPTPISALIHAATMVTAGIFMVTRMSPLFELSQTALNFVLFIGATTAFFTGLIGIVQNDIKRVVAYSTLSQLGYMTVALGVSAYSAAVFHLMTHAFFKALLFLGAGSVIIAMHHEQDMRKMGGLRKYMPITFITMWIGTLALVGTPFFSGFYSKDTIIEAAELHAHLSNNWVATYGYWAVLGGVIVTSFYSFRLLFLTFHGKERFRDAHHDDHGHGHDDHHAADAHHGDAHHDDHGHGHGPHEPHETPWVVTLPLILLAIPSIAIGFFSIGPMLYGTDWAGNHAHDAIKGQAHTFFTGVVDFYDPAKNTIGFLGEEFHGPVAFALHGMMAPAFMLTVAGFLLAALFYLWKPDLSGKARKTFAPLVSVLENKYGFDKLWIDGFAGGSVKLGKVSRWIDSNIVDGVVNLSARVVDVAAGVLRRTQSGFLYHYAFAMIIGLIALLGVLMHYLR
- the nuoK gene encoding NADH-quinone oxidoreductase subunit NuoK is translated as MITLGHMLALGAVLFAISLAGIFLNRKNVIVLLMSIELMLLSVNINFVGFSRQLGDPSGQLFVFFILTVAAAEAAIGLAILVTLFRTRRTINVGEVDSLKG